A stretch of DNA from Micromonospora peucetia:
GCACCGCGCCGGAGGCGGCGAGCTGCACCACCGGGGCGTCGGCCAGGTGCGGGTACGCCTTGTGGGCGTCGACCAGCCGGTACGCCCCGGCGACCGCCTGCCGGCGCAGCACCGCGTCGCCGAGCCGGGCCCGGGCCGCCTCGAAGGGCGCCTGGTCGATGGGGCGGGTGCTGAGCCGGAAGTAGTACGCCCCGTCCTCGGCGGGAGCGGCCGTCGCCGACGGGGTCGCCCCGCCGGCCATCTGGCCCAGCGCGTCGCAGAGCAGCCAGTCCAGGGTGGTCGCGTACGCGGGTTCGAGGAACGTCACCCCCGGCAGCTCCAGACCCACCGAGGCGGTGATGGTCGACTGGTGGGCACCGCCCTCCGGGGCGAGCGTGATGCCCGACGGGGTGCCGGCGACCACGAACCGGGAGCCGGAGTAGGTGCCGTACAGGAACGCGTCCAGGCCACGCAGCACGAACGGGTCGTAGACCGTGCCGACCGGCAGCAGCGGCTGCGCCGACAGGTCCCACGACAGGCCGAGCTGGCCGAGCAGCAGGAACAGGTTCATCTCCGAGATGCCCAGCTCGATGTGCTGGCCGGCGGGGCTCTCCGTCCAGCGCAGCATCCGGTCCTCGGTCCAGGCACGCTGCTCGGTCGGCGCGAAGACGCCGGTCTTGTTGAGGAAACCGGCCAGGTTGGTGGAGGTCGCCACGTCCGGCGCGGTGGTCACCAGGTAACGGCCCACCTCGGGATTGCGGGCCAGCTCGACCAACACCCGGCCGAAGACCTCCTGCGTCGAGATCGGCTTGTTGGCCCGTACCCGCGTGCTCTCCGGAACGGTGACGCCCAGCGCCCGCTCTCGGGGCGCGCGGGACAGCGCCTCCCGGCGCTCGCCGGCCCGGATGCCGGCCGGGGACGCCGGGTCGAGGCGGTCCCACTCGGTCTCCCGCGTCAGGCCACGCGCGGCACGCAGCGCGTCGACCTGCTCGGTGGTGAGCAGCGCCGAGTGGTTGCGCGGGTTGCCGGCGATCGGCAACCCCCACCCTTTCACGGTGTACGCGAAGATCACGCTGGGCCGGTCGGTGACGGCGTCACACTGGGCGTACGCGTCGAGCATCGCCGCCATGTCGTGCCCGCCCAGGTCGGTGACGAGCGGCCCCAGCTCGTCGTCGCCGATGCCCGCGATGAACGCCTCGATGCCCTCGGGCGCGCCGTCGAGGAACTGCTTGCGCAGCGCCGCGCCGGTGAGCCCGAACAGCGACTGGTACTGCTCGTTGGGCATCGCGTCGATCCAGTCGCGCAGCGCCTCGCCGCCCGGCCGGGCGTACGCCTCGGCGAGCTTGCGGCCGTACTTGACCTCGACCACGTGCCAGCCGGCGGCCTCGAACTGGCCCCGCCACTGGTTGATCCGCACCCCGGGCACCACCCGGTCCAGCGACTGCCGGTTGAAGTCGACCAGCCACGTCACGTTGCCCAGGCCCGTGGTGGCCGGGTCGGCGACGGCCTCCCAGATGTTCCCCTCGTCCAGCTCGGCGTCGCCGATCAGCGCGACGAACCGGGAGTGCGGGCGGGCGCCGAAGTGCGCGTCGACGTAGCGGCGGGTCGCGGCGGCGAACAGTGGCGCCGCCGCGCCGAGCCCGACCGAACCGGTGGAGAAGTCCACCTCGTCCGGGTCCTTGGTCCGCGACGGGTACGACTGGAGCCCGCCCCGGGCGCGCAGCCGCGTCAGGTAGGAGCGGTCGAGATTGCCCAGCAGGTACTGGATGGCGTGGAAGACCGGCGAGGCGTGCGGCTTCACGGCCACCCGGTCCTCGGCGTCGAGGTGCGCGAACCACAGCGCCGTCATCGCGGTGACCAGCGAGGCGCTGGACGCCTGGTGCCCGCCCACCTTCACCCCGTCGCCGGTGTCCCGGTCGTGGTTGGCCGCGTCCACGATCCGGGTCGCGAGCCAGAGCACCCGCTGCTGGATCTCGTCGAGGATGTCGAGGTCGGTACGGGACGCCTGCTCGTTCACGGTGGCTCCATCCAGGCGTCGCCGTTGACGCCTCGCGAGGGGTGGGGTGCGCTACACCGACCCACGCCGATCGATCATGAGGTGGACGGCAGTCTGGAGATCGACGACTGCCGTCAACCTCATGATCGACGCGGGTCGGACGGGGTGGGGCAGGTCAGGACTGGGCGGTGAGGCGCTCCAGGATCAGGTCGCGGACGGTCTTGGCGTCGGCCTGGCCGCGGGTGGTCTTCATGACCGCGCCGACCAGCGCGCCGGCCGCGGCGACCTTGCCACTGCGGATCTTGTCGGCGATGTCCGGGTTGGCGGCGATCGCCTCGTCCACGGCTGCGGTGAGCGCGC
This window harbors:
- a CDS encoding transketolase-like TK C-terminal-containing protein, encoding MNEQASRTDLDILDEIQQRVLWLATRIVDAANHDRDTGDGVKVGGHQASSASLVTAMTALWFAHLDAEDRVAVKPHASPVFHAIQYLLGNLDRSYLTRLRARGGLQSYPSRTKDPDEVDFSTGSVGLGAAAPLFAAATRRYVDAHFGARPHSRFVALIGDAELDEGNIWEAVADPATTGLGNVTWLVDFNRQSLDRVVPGVRINQWRGQFEAAGWHVVEVKYGRKLAEAYARPGGEALRDWIDAMPNEQYQSLFGLTGAALRKQFLDGAPEGIEAFIAGIGDDELGPLVTDLGGHDMAAMLDAYAQCDAVTDRPSVIFAYTVKGWGLPIAGNPRNHSALLTTEQVDALRAARGLTRETEWDRLDPASPAGIRAGERREALSRAPRERALGVTVPESTRVRANKPISTQEVFGRVLVELARNPEVGRYLVTTAPDVATSTNLAGFLNKTGVFAPTEQRAWTEDRMLRWTESPAGQHIELGISEMNLFLLLGQLGLSWDLSAQPLLPVGTVYDPFVLRGLDAFLYGTYSGSRFVVAGTPSGITLAPEGGAHQSTITASVGLELPGVTFLEPAYATTLDWLLCDALGQMAGGATPSATAAPAEDGAYYFRLSTRPIDQAPFEAARARLGDAVLRRQAVAGAYRLVDAHKAYPHLADAPVVQLAASGAVLPEVLAAAAELAEEGIAAHVVDVTSLDRLYRAWQRTLRQGIRTATVPSVPGALRSAFADRVPVVTVHDAASHAMAWLGSALAAPAVPLGVDEFGQSGSVHDLYDLHDLLPGSIVNAALAALSLR